Proteins encoded in a region of the Brevefilum fermentans genome:
- a CDS encoding alginate lyase family protein: MTKINYKLIKALRQLGFTKLWCFARYQVGLRSGHYRRATPSRREGDVGIPGLAPLEHFPQVSQEEINSTLIVADEICRGRVRLFGGEPVPLILEAGASGEHWTVLERTPLKEDIKLIWEPARFGWGITLVRAFAFSDDPNYAQAFWDKMHAFLNAHPPNTGRQWQSAQEVAMRLMTLVFCDRALTKAPSSTRENRQALWSAVAEHASRILPTLVYARAQNNNHLLAEAAGLFTAGIYLPAHAQAGKWRQLGWEWLNRGLQQQITEFGSYVQNSTNYHRLMLQIVLFADHLRRATGHIDWPKATFERLAAATRWLWALTDPETGWVPNLGANDGAYLFPLTAAPQEDFRPVVEAAARAFLGSGIYHQPELHEMSNWFGLALPAASEQIQPQAIDMVRIASGQGRAFLRAARFTDRPSHADQLHVDLWWRGVNIARDPGTFHYNTPAPWDNALQSSKVHNTITIDGQEQMTLAGRFLWLDWAQADVSGYEAGEDHRLKWVLAEHDGYRRLGAIHQRKLSRIEDGWLVVDNILKSSDLEQQPHTVNLTWLLPDWDWTFESGEILRVKGPEFSVRLQITGVDQVNLVRGGETLVGTIAAQPSWGWYSPTYAEKTPALLLIAVRSGWLPMRLTSTWQMMG; the protein is encoded by the coding sequence ATGACAAAGATCAATTATAAACTGATCAAAGCCCTGCGCCAGCTGGGTTTTACCAAGCTGTGGTGCTTTGCGCGTTACCAGGTCGGGTTACGCAGCGGACACTATCGCCGGGCAACGCCCAGCCGCAGAGAGGGCGATGTCGGCATACCGGGCTTAGCGCCTTTAGAGCATTTCCCACAGGTCAGCCAGGAAGAGATCAACAGCACGTTGATAGTAGCGGATGAAATCTGCCGTGGACGGGTGCGCTTGTTTGGTGGGGAACCGGTCCCCTTGATCCTGGAAGCTGGCGCTTCCGGTGAACACTGGACTGTCCTGGAAAGAACGCCGCTTAAGGAGGACATCAAGCTCATTTGGGAACCTGCCCGGTTTGGCTGGGGGATCACCCTGGTCAGGGCGTTTGCCTTTAGCGACGACCCAAATTATGCGCAAGCTTTTTGGGACAAAATGCATGCATTTTTAAATGCACATCCGCCCAATACCGGTCGTCAATGGCAATCTGCCCAGGAAGTTGCCATGCGTTTGATGACCCTCGTCTTTTGTGATCGGGCGCTGACGAAGGCGCCGTCATCAACCCGCGAAAATCGCCAGGCTCTGTGGTCGGCGGTGGCTGAACACGCTTCACGCATTCTTCCGACGCTGGTTTATGCCCGTGCGCAAAACAACAACCACCTTCTGGCTGAAGCTGCCGGGTTATTCACGGCTGGAATTTACCTGCCAGCGCATGCGCAGGCTGGGAAATGGAGGCAACTGGGCTGGGAGTGGTTGAATAGGGGACTGCAACAGCAGATCACAGAATTTGGAAGTTACGTCCAGAACAGCACCAATTATCACCGTTTGATGCTCCAAATTGTCCTGTTTGCGGATCATCTTCGGCGTGCCACCGGGCACATCGACTGGCCGAAGGCGACTTTCGAACGCCTGGCAGCAGCCACACGCTGGCTGTGGGCTCTGACCGATCCGGAGACCGGCTGGGTGCCAAACCTCGGAGCCAATGACGGCGCTTATCTTTTTCCTCTAACTGCTGCGCCCCAGGAAGACTTCAGGCCGGTCGTAGAAGCAGCCGCGAGGGCGTTTTTAGGGAGCGGGATTTACCATCAACCAGAATTGCACGAAATGAGCAACTGGTTTGGCCTTGCCCTACCGGCAGCATCAGAGCAAATTCAACCCCAGGCGATCGATATGGTGCGCATCGCCTCAGGTCAGGGACGGGCTTTCCTCCGGGCGGCACGCTTTACTGACCGTCCCTCCCACGCAGACCAGTTGCATGTAGATTTGTGGTGGCGTGGGGTGAACATCGCCAGGGACCCGGGCACCTTCCATTACAATACGCCGGCGCCCTGGGATAACGCCTTGCAGAGCAGCAAAGTTCACAATACCATCACGATCGATGGACAGGAGCAGATGACCCTGGCCGGGCGTTTCCTGTGGCTGGATTGGGCACAGGCGGATGTTTCAGGGTATGAGGCTGGAGAAGACCATCGATTGAAGTGGGTTTTAGCCGAACATGACGGTTACCGCAGGCTGGGGGCGATTCATCAGCGAAAATTATCCAGGATTGAAGATGGCTGGCTGGTGGTCGATAATATCTTGAAGAGCAGCGATCTTGAACAACAGCCTCACACCGTCAACCTGACCTGGTTGCTGCCCGATTGGGATTGGACATTTGAATCTGGGGAAATACTGCGTGTCAAGGGACCCGAGTTCTCCGTCAGGCTGCAAATCACCGGGGTGGATCAGGTCAACCTGGTCAGAGGGGGGGAGACGCTGGTGGGCACCATCGCAGCTCAGCCTTCCTGGGGATGGTATTCACCCACCTATGCTGAAAAAACGCCCGCATTGTTATTAATTGCTGTCAGATCCGGGTGGCTGCCGATGAGATTAACAAGCACCTGGCAGATGATGGGTTGA
- a CDS encoding bi-domain-containing oxidoreductase, whose amino-acid sequence MKQLLQNMKTGQAVVAEVPVPTPGDGMALIRTANSLVSAGTERMLVSFAKQGLLGKARSRPDLIREVLNKARREGLLTTIEAALNKLDQPFALGYSSAGTIIKTGSGLAGFKAGDRVACAGGGYAVHAEYAIIPQNLMVPIPEPVSFEEAAFATIGAIAMQGFRLAEVGVGARVGIIGLGLLGLLTTGIARAAGCQVLGVELDPARAELALQVGANKAVNREQAIEAARSFSQGDGLDAILICADTSDNDPLILAGEIARDRAKVVVVGSVGMEVPRKPYYEKELELVVSRSYGPGRYDPSYEEKAHDYPIGYVRWTETRNIAAFLTLLAEDKLDISSLISHRVAIEEGARAYEIITGDQPYLGVLLTYEEQDLPHERRILNTAAPSVRIRPDEILALGVLGAGNYALSTFLPVVKRIGGIAPVGIVSASGVSAHYAARRFGFGFAASEAETLLDDPVINMIAILTRHHLHSQQIQAAIQAGKHVYCEKPLAVNTEELKQIEQMLQGENRPLLTVGFNRRFAPLAQHLKAFVDTRHEPLYMHYRLNANVLPKGHWLLDPEVGGGRIIGEACHFIDFLTFLVGESPVEVLTQGLPDGGVYSEDNVIMTFRFPDQSLGLVSYLANGDKSFPKEYLEVFFGGQVATLHDWRLLATVAKGRRKMKRHLLRQDKGHSNAWRAFLAAVQGQGELPIPYEQLLGVTRASFAALESLRSGKRVEI is encoded by the coding sequence ATGAAACAACTTTTACAAAATATGAAAACTGGACAAGCGGTGGTGGCTGAGGTGCCCGTACCAACTCCCGGTGATGGAATGGCGTTGATTCGGACGGCTAATTCGCTGGTATCTGCAGGCACTGAACGCATGCTGGTGTCCTTTGCCAAACAGGGCTTGCTGGGTAAAGCCCGCTCCCGCCCCGATTTAATTCGTGAGGTGCTCAACAAAGCTCGACGCGAGGGATTGCTCACCACCATCGAAGCGGCGTTGAACAAGCTGGATCAACCCTTTGCCCTGGGTTATTCTTCAGCGGGCACGATCATCAAAACCGGGTCGGGTTTGGCGGGATTTAAGGCCGGCGATCGGGTCGCGTGTGCCGGTGGTGGATATGCGGTGCATGCAGAATACGCGATCATCCCTCAGAACCTGATGGTGCCCATTCCTGAGCCGGTGAGTTTTGAGGAAGCAGCCTTTGCCACCATCGGGGCAATTGCCATGCAGGGTTTTCGCCTGGCCGAGGTTGGGGTTGGCGCCCGGGTTGGGATCATTGGCCTGGGGCTGCTGGGTCTGCTAACCACCGGCATTGCCCGCGCTGCTGGTTGCCAGGTGCTGGGCGTCGAACTTGACCCGGCACGGGCTGAACTGGCGCTCCAGGTGGGCGCTAACAAAGCCGTTAATCGAGAGCAGGCGATTGAGGCAGCCCGATCTTTTTCTCAGGGTGATGGGTTGGACGCCATTTTGATCTGCGCCGACACCTCCGACAATGATCCACTGATTTTGGCTGGTGAGATCGCCCGCGATCGCGCCAAAGTGGTGGTGGTGGGTTCCGTGGGAATGGAAGTCCCCCGCAAGCCCTATTATGAAAAAGAACTGGAGCTGGTTGTGTCCCGGTCCTATGGGCCGGGTCGCTACGATCCGTCATATGAAGAAAAAGCGCATGATTACCCCATCGGTTACGTCCGCTGGACAGAAACGCGCAATATCGCCGCCTTTCTGACCCTTTTGGCGGAGGACAAATTGGATATCTCATCGCTGATCAGCCACCGGGTGGCAATTGAAGAAGGGGCGCGGGCTTATGAGATCATCACCGGGGATCAGCCCTACCTCGGTGTGCTCCTCACTTATGAAGAACAGGACCTGCCCCATGAACGGCGCATTCTTAACACAGCAGCGCCTTCTGTACGGATCAGACCCGATGAAATCCTCGCTTTAGGCGTTTTAGGCGCTGGAAATTATGCCCTTTCCACCTTCTTACCGGTCGTTAAGCGGATCGGTGGGATCGCGCCGGTGGGGATTGTATCGGCATCTGGCGTCAGTGCGCACTACGCCGCACGCCGTTTTGGGTTCGGATTTGCCGCCAGCGAAGCAGAAACCTTGCTTGATGACCCTGTGATCAACATGATTGCCATTCTCACCCGCCATCACCTGCACAGCCAGCAGATTCAGGCTGCCATTCAAGCGGGTAAGCATGTGTATTGTGAAAAACCCCTGGCGGTCAACACGGAAGAGCTGAAGCAAATTGAACAGATGCTGCAAGGGGAAAACCGACCCCTGTTGACGGTCGGATTCAACCGCCGTTTTGCGCCCCTCGCCCAACACCTGAAAGCCTTTGTTGATACGCGCCATGAACCGCTGTACATGCATTACCGCCTGAATGCCAATGTCCTGCCGAAAGGTCACTGGCTGCTCGATCCGGAGGTTGGAGGTGGGCGCATCATCGGTGAAGCCTGTCACTTTATTGACTTCCTGACTTTTCTGGTAGGCGAAAGCCCGGTCGAGGTGTTGACCCAGGGCTTGCCGGATGGGGGCGTCTACAGTGAAGACAATGTGATTATGACCTTCCGCTTCCCGGACCAGAGCCTGGGTCTTGTGTCTTACCTGGCGAATGGTGACAAATCCTTTCCAAAGGAGTACCTGGAAGTGTTCTTTGGCGGTCAGGTGGCAACTCTGCACGATTGGCGCCTGCTGGCAACTGTGGCGAAAGGCCGCCGTAAGATGAAGCGACATCTTTTACGGCAGGATAAGGGACACTCAAATGCCTGGCGGGCTTTCCTGGCTGCCGTGCAGGGACAGGGAGAGCTGCCCATTCCCTATGAGCAACTGCTGGGTGTGACCCGCGCCAGCTTTGCTGCCCTGGAATCCTTGCGCAGTGGGAAGCGTGTGGAGATTTAG